A single window of Melospiza georgiana isolate bMelGeo1 chromosome 6, bMelGeo1.pri, whole genome shotgun sequence DNA harbors:
- the HRAS gene encoding GTPase HRas, producing the protein MTEYKLVVVGAGGVGKSALTIQLIQNHFVDEYDPTIEDSYRKQVVIDGETCLLDILDTAGQEEYSAMRDQYMRTGEGFLCVFAINNTKSFEDIHQYREQIKRVKDSDDVPMVLVGNKCDLPARTVETRQAQDLARSYGIPYIETSAKTRQGVEDAFYTLVREIRQHKLRKLNPPDESGPGCMNCKCVVS; encoded by the exons ATGACTGAATACAAGCTGGTGGTGGTGGGAGCAGGTGGTGTTGGGAAGAGTGCTTTGACGATACAGCTCATTCAGAACCATTTTGTTGATGAGTATGACCCCACGATAGAG GATTCCTACAGAAAGCAAGTAGTCATCGATGGAGAGACCTGTTTGTTAGACATCTTGgacactgcagggcaggaggagtaCAGTGCCATGAGAGACCAGTACATGAGAACGGGGGAAGGATTCCTGTGTGTCTTCGCCATCAACAACACCAAGTCCTTTGAAGATATTCACCAGTATAG AGAGCAGATCAAGAGGGTGAAAGACTCAGATGATGTCCCCATGGTGCTGGTGGGGAATAAATGTGACCTCCCTGCGCGGACAGTGGAGACCCGGCAAGCGCAGGACCTGGCCCGGAGCTACGGGATCCCCTACATAGAAACGTCTGCCAAAACCAGACAG GGCGTTGAGGATGCCTTCTACACCTTGGTGCGGGAGATCCGGCAGCACAAGCTGCGCAAGCTGAATCCCCCGGACGAGAGCGGCCCCGGCTGCATGAACTGTAAATGTGTGGTATCGTGA